One segment of Armatimonadota bacterium DNA contains the following:
- a CDS encoding helix-turn-helix transcriptional regulator, with translation MSRHANKTGKPPALPRAYHALLSGEPARVFLLPDQYPAPPAHRQAEAQRLLAAIPTGDSLLSRRLQMYLHGNLQLLLGIASRRAAPLIYEAGNDAVAAATQRPAYLQRLAQEMQGILAGWILAEYLTAAGPDRLAEAVITECGGMWRDESVFARLTPVLLHLHSHTIAWFLLEELGLPVENELLQSEIKHGTTIPARRLKVDLREKYLSVMSAGHYQALREALALNLFEKNPDSPWPTAQLNKGAAKGQAQLIPVEYDNQAFLPPEMQEEMIGRMWQQRLELSDADADVLDMLSDLWLKQARTPNDPGTADVDQLLEMRALKPKTGAGGRPSGYRTEQRQQLYQALHRLSSLWINMSRVESYQASGPGGRRRRTFHEVQSRAFVITDVSGERRFDGSNFELQHFLFRPGAVFGQFLFGPGRQTALLSARAVEYDPYRQDIEKRLARYLSWQWRVQAAQGSYRRPFKVRTLLEACGYEIDSDHPSRTRERMEKALDTLANDHIIESWQWDDYNEDIAGQRGWAEHLPNWTVLIMPPETIRQAYMSILSPTPQAATALPLASDTAWSERLQTRRNQLGLSQTQAAEQLGIAQSYYSMLEKGARQPSKAIHQRLQEWMRDLEPGN, from the coding sequence TTGTCCCGTCACGCCAACAAAACAGGAAAGCCGCCGGCGCTGCCCCGCGCCTACCACGCCCTGCTCAGCGGCGAGCCGGCCCGCGTGTTCCTGTTGCCGGATCAGTACCCCGCCCCGCCCGCGCATCGCCAGGCCGAAGCCCAACGCCTGCTGGCTGCCATCCCGACCGGCGATTCCCTGCTCTCCCGCCGCCTGCAGATGTATCTGCACGGCAATCTGCAACTACTGCTCGGCATCGCCTCCCGCCGCGCCGCGCCGCTGATCTACGAGGCCGGCAACGACGCCGTGGCCGCCGCCACCCAAAGACCCGCCTACCTCCAGCGGCTCGCCCAGGAGATGCAAGGCATATTGGCCGGCTGGATTTTGGCCGAGTATCTCACCGCCGCCGGGCCGGACCGCCTCGCCGAAGCCGTCATCACCGAATGCGGCGGCATGTGGCGAGACGAGAGCGTCTTTGCCCGACTGACCCCGGTGCTTCTCCACCTCCACTCCCATACCATCGCCTGGTTCCTGCTGGAGGAGCTCGGCCTGCCTGTCGAGAATGAACTGCTCCAGTCCGAGATCAAGCACGGCACCACCATCCCGGCGCGCCGCCTCAAGGTGGATCTCCGCGAAAAATACCTCTCCGTCATGAGCGCCGGCCACTACCAGGCCCTGCGCGAAGCGCTCGCCCTGAATCTGTTTGAGAAGAATCCGGATTCGCCCTGGCCCACCGCGCAACTCAACAAGGGCGCCGCCAAGGGGCAGGCCCAACTGATTCCGGTGGAGTACGACAATCAGGCATTCCTGCCGCCCGAGATGCAGGAGGAGATGATTGGCCGCATGTGGCAGCAGCGCCTGGAGCTGAGCGACGCCGACGCCGACGTGCTGGACATGCTGAGCGACCTGTGGCTGAAACAGGCCCGCACACCCAACGACCCCGGCACCGCCGACGTGGATCAGCTCCTGGAAATGCGCGCCTTGAAACCCAAGACCGGCGCCGGCGGCCGCCCCAGTGGCTACCGCACCGAGCAGCGCCAGCAGCTCTATCAGGCCCTCCACCGCCTCTCCAGCCTGTGGATCAACATGAGCCGCGTGGAAAGCTACCAGGCCAGCGGCCCCGGAGGCCGCCGCCGCCGGACGTTCCATGAAGTGCAGAGCCGCGCCTTCGTCATCACCGACGTCAGCGGCGAACGGCGCTTTGACGGCTCCAACTTCGAGCTGCAGCACTTTCTCTTCCGCCCCGGCGCCGTCTTCGGCCAGTTTCTCTTCGGCCCCGGCCGGCAGACCGCCCTGCTCTCGGCCCGCGCCGTGGAATATGACCCCTACCGCCAGGACATTGAAAAACGCCTCGCCCGCTATCTGAGCTGGCAATGGCGCGTACAGGCCGCCCAGGGCTCCTACAGGCGTCCGTTCAAGGTCCGCACCCTCCTGGAGGCCTGCGGCTACGAGATCGATAGCGACCATCCCAGCCGCACCCGCGAGCGCATGGAGAAGGCCCTCGACACCCTCGCCAACGATCACATCATCGAAAGCTGGCAGTGGGACGATTACAACGAGGACATCGCCGGCCAGCGCGGCTGGGCCGAACACCTCCCCAACTGGACCGTTCTGATCATGCCGCCGGAGACAATCCGCCAGGCGTACATGAGCATTCTGTCACCCACTCCGCAGGCCGCCACTGCCCTGCCCCTCGCCTCCGACACCGCCTGGTCTGAGCGGCTCCAAACCCGCCGCAATCAGCTCGGTCTCTCGCAAACCCAGGCAGCCGAACAGCTTGGCATCGCCCAGAGCTACTACTCCATGCTGGAAAAGGGCGCCCGCCAGCCGTCTAAGGCCATTCATCAGCGGCTCCAGGAGTGGATGCGCGACCTGGAACCCGGTAACTAA